The DNA region ATTTCATAATCGCAATATatgtgatgcacttttttttttaaatctattcCAAATAGggaaatgatatatttttatatgtaTAAACATAATTTAACATTAAACTTTTCATTCGATAGTTATATCAAGCAAATGCGCTTGCTGCTTGAGAAAATGCCGAGTTGAGCTCTCAAATACCCCAGGTCAATACCAATGCTCTAGTATATGGAATCAATCTGAACTTGCGCCCCAATAGTCAAAAATTACAATAATAAATTCCTATGACACTTTCTTGAGAGACGAAAATTTACAATCATAAAATTCCAAGACTAGGTGGGTTTCTTGAAATAATCACAATATTAAAATTCCCAAGACTTGTATTTACTCCTATTATTTTCAGCCAGTCTTGGGAATAGGAGGTGATCTTTTGCCTGGAGGTCTTGAAAAATTTGCTCTCTTTTCAGGTACAAATCCATCTGGTAGAGGTTCAAAATCAATATTATCatcttgttcttgttcttgtgcATTAATTCCTGTAGAGTCATCAATTATTACAAGTCCTTGGCCTTCTTGAGCATCATCTACTGGTGGTATATTTGTTGGCTGTCCTTGGTTCTGTGTTGTATTTCCTGGTCCAATTACTACTATATGTCCTTGGTCTTGTGCATTTCTTGGTGGTACATCACTTGCTGGCCCATCTTGGTCTTCTTCTGGCATAAATATTGTTAGTCCTAAGTCATCTCCTAGTACATCTCTAGCTGGCCCTTGGTCATTTCCTGATGGTTTtgacacacatatatacacacaaattATTTTGAGGAAATGTTTCGGTGTAATTAAGTGAGTAAAAATGAGTTGTCTCGAACAACTTAACTTTTTAGATGATATTGTGGATCAGAAGGTCGTGAGTTAACCAAAAGAAGAAGAGATAAAGAAGTTTGGCAAACCCTACATTCCCGGGACAGAATCAGACAGAGTTTTTCACTATGATGAGAAGAATTGAACAAAGATCTTCAATTACAATCCTTTATAATATATTTCAAGTAATTCTTAAACTGATACGGACAAGGAATTTCCAAACCAACTAAGAAACTTGTTATAATTTTAGGATTCACAGAATTTAAGACACAAACAACAGATGAAATAGTCAGGCATTTTAATATGGTATCAGAGAGGACATATAATCCTGGGTTTCAGTCTCACAATGCattgactctcgaaaaacaaTCAAAGTGTCCCGCGTGAAGGGGCGTACCGAAAACATATTCAAG from Lycium barbarum isolate Lr01 chromosome 10, ASM1917538v2, whole genome shotgun sequence includes:
- the LOC132615093 gene encoding uncharacterized protein LOC132615093, encoding MVKFIADTKSKIQDLFEYLVSCGKSSKGNDQGPARDVLGDDLGLTIFMPEEDQDGPASDVPPRNAQDQGHIVVIGPGNTTQNQGQPTNIPPVDDAQEGQGLVIIDDSTGINAQEQEQDDNIDFEPLPDGFVPEKRANFSRPPGKRSPPIPKTG